ATTTGATTTCTTCATCAAATCCACCGATTTCTTGGTGTAATCGCTTAGTGGAGAAAATACACGCGCCCACGGCGGTTGGGAAAAAGAACTGAGTGACAAATAAACCGGCATTAAACGCACCGTAACCTAACTTCTGTGCAACGGGCAGCTGCTTCGCTCCCATGTACACTCCAGCGACTTCAAGCTTACTGTCTGCAAGCTTAGTTAAGGCTCGTACAAGAAAATCGGGAGAAAGCCTAACATCAGCATCAAGAAACAAAATTCTTTCGTGCTTTGCCAATGAAGCGCCAGTATTACGCCCTAAACTGACGCCTTGCTGATCCATTTTGTGAATGGTTAATTCTGGCAAGGATTCACGATAGCCTTCGGCCACTTCACAGGTGTTATCGGTGCTATTTGAATCCACCAGCAACACTTCAAAATTTTGATGGCTTTGGTTAACTAAATCGCTGAGTAAGCGGCCAATGCGTTCTTGCTCGTTAAGGGTGATGACAACAATACTAATAGGGTTCATATCCGGCTCCATTTCATTATTTAATCACAGCCTGTTTTCGCTACTTACCGTTGTAAATTACCCATAACTTACTGTTGTAAATAACCGACTGTTTGAATTCTGAAGCCATCATAGCGCTGAGCAATTTAACCTAGCGTGAGTATTCTATTCAGTTTGCGTTCACTTTTAGATCACCTTGATCATCTTTCCGGTTTTCATCATCCATTTTTGGTGCACATACCCAGGCGACAAACTTTCTAATTTGCGGAAGGACCGTCAAGTTCAGCCCCCATGCACAAGGCCATGCCACACAAAAACTCTGGAACCAAATGGCTGGCCACTCCGCGCTGAAACCCATTTTACTGCCAGAAATAATGCCCGACATCATCAGCGCCATTGTGACTGACGACAGTAAACTCGTTAACCAAAATTGTTTTCTATTCATTATTTTCGCTCATTTCAAAGATTGTTTTTTGATGTAAATAAGCTTATAACCATTCAATATTGAAAAAAATAGGCAGAAATAGAAGCATGAATTCCATATATGGAAATATCGATGATCTGTATTTATTTTGTGCCGTGGTGGAACACGGATCGTTACTCGCCGCCGCTGAATATTTGAATTTACCCGTTTCAACCATGTCACGTCGGCTGTCTGGATTAGAGTCGCGCCTCAACATTCGGTTACTCGAAAAACAAGGCCGTGAATTGGTGGCAACCCAATTAGGTCAGAGTGCATTTGCGTCTTTGACCAGTGGTATGGAACAACTGGAGCATGCATTTTCTAATCTTCAAAGCGAAGCAAACGAAGTGCAAGGAAGCCTTAAATTGGCACTGCCTCATAATTTGTATCAAGGGTTTGCGGGAAAGGTCATTGAGGAGTTTTTGCAAAGCTACCCAAAAGTGAAGTTAGAGTTAATATTAAGCCAGCAGCAAGTCACTCCCGAAACCGATCGAGACTTACTGATAACCTTTGATGTATCGCCAATGCAAGGAATGATTGCGAGGCCGTTATTTAATGCCAAACATGGCTTTTTTGCGAGCCCAACCTACCTTGCCAGACATGAGAAAATATCGAGCGCTGAAGATTTAAAGCGCCATAGTTGGGTCAATGTCGATCACATCACCTCTATTCCTATTTTTGAAGGCTGTGAGTTGGTCGATCAAATATCCATAAACCCTAAGCTTATCGTTAATGATATTTTGGCTGTCATTCGAGCTACAGAAGCCGGACTCGGCATCGCTTCTTTGCCTTTTAGGCATGTTTCACCCAGCGCTCATTTAGAACAAGTATTGCCTCAGTATCATCGGAGTGAGCGTCAAGCTTACTTAGTATATAAAGAGCGAACCTATCAACCAAAAGCCTTAACTCTGCTAATTGATGCGCTGCTTAACGGCATCCTCTTTATGCGAGATCCTCTCGCCAGTACAACATAAGGCTCGAATAACGCCTCTTAACCCAAAGGTGACTCGCAAACTATAAGGTAACAACGAATAGAGAGGGGAATCCCCCCTTTTGCAAGTTAATGATATCCATTACTTTAATATCAGTAGAGTTTAGATATTCAACTAAATACCTAACTCTCATGGTGTGCGCACTCAGACCCTGAAGTGCAACATGCCTCTTCTACACGTCGACAAGAAGTATCTTGTGTTTGCCAGCCCCCTCAGGCTGGCTTTTTTTTATACTCCCATCAATTTAAGTGATATTTCCCATAATAGTCATTGTGGTTTCAATTATGAGACTGGTATCATTACTCATCACTTAAAAGCCTTAGAGCCCTTTAATGGCGTTGGATACCACCTTTCAATCACTGTTCGAACAACTCCCTGGATGTTGGGGCTGCAAAGACAAGAATTCCACCTTTGTTTATGCAAACCAAGCCTATGGCAAGCTGATAGGCGTCGAGCATCACTCTCAATGCATCGGTCGCAGTGATTTCGATATGCCAAGCCCTACCACCGAATGTGCCGCAGACTTTCAACGCCAAGATAAACGAGTGATGACAGAGCTAAAAACACTGCGTGTTCTGGATATTCACCCCTACCCTGATGGCCAGTGGCGGGCACATATTTTCACCAAAAAACCTTGGCTAAACGCAGAGGGGCAAGTGCAAGGCACCATCTTTTACGGTCAGGAATTAGAAGATACCGCGATACTAGAAGTCGGCCATTGGATATGCAGAGCCACGGGGTTAAGCCAATCTCGGCACGTATTTGGATCTAGCTTGACTCATGCGCCAGCGACACTTAACCAGCGAGAGTCCCAAGTACTATTTTTACTGCTTTACGGTAAAAAGCCTCAGTTTATCGCCAATGCCATGAGCATCTCAGTGAAAACCGTTGAAGGTCACGTTGCTAGGCTAAGAACAAAATTTGGTGCCAATAGTAAAAATCAGCTCATCGAATTAGCTCTAGATGCAGGCTACGGTTCAAGAATTCCAGAAAGCCTGCTAAGAACTCAGATATCGGTGATCCTCACTACCGTCGACTAGCCCGGCTTAAATTTCCGCTATCACTCGTTAACAAAAAAATGCACTCATCGTTGAGTGCATTTTTAATCAAGATTGCTTTTAGATAAGCAGATGAACGTAACTAAACAGAAGCCTTATGGAGCTAGACGATCGATATCCCAGCTTCCGTCTTGGTCGCTGTATAAGAAGCGATCATGTAAACGGTGCTCACCACCTTGCCAAAATTCAATACTGGTCGGTTTAATTCTAAAGCCACCCCAGAACTTAGGCACGGGTATATCACCTTGCTCAAACTGTTCTTTCAGTTCCATGTATTTGCTTATGAGCATGCTACGGGCAGAAATTCGGCTACTTTGCTTACTCGCAATCGCTGCGATTTGGCTCTCTTTTGGCCTAGAAGTAAAATACTTCATGTTCTCAAGCGCCGTCAGCTTTTGAGCAACGCCCGTAATATGAACTTGGCGCTCTAGCGGGTGCCATGGGAAGTGCAAACTAATATTAGCATTATGCTCTAGCTGCTGCGCCTTACGGCTGCCTAAGTTTGTGTAAAAAACAAACCCATCTTTATCCACATTTTTTAGCAATACAATACGTTGAAATGGCATGCCGTTTTGGTCAACCGTCGCGACTGTCATCGCTGTTGGGTCTGTCAATTTGGCTTCAACCGCTTGCTCAAGCCATAGATTAAACTGGTCGATGGGATCGGCTTTTAAATCATCTCGACGAAGACCACTTTTAAGGTACTCGCGACGGATATCTGTAAGTTCCATTTATGCTCCTTTTTATCTAAGCCAATTTTGCGCCTAAGCCCATACGAACTCAAGAGATAAATCCTACTATGATTTGGAAAGCAAATTGCATTTAATTATCATCAATGTCGCTTAATTATCATATCTATGGCCTATAATTACAGGATTAACTTAACATCTTGTTAAACAAATAATAAACTCAGAGTAATGAACACATTTTGGTGACGCTAGACACGCATCAAATATCAAGGATAACGCATGGACAAAAAGAGCTTGAATAAGCTAGACAAACACGAGCTCGAATACGTTGATGATAAAACGGCGGCATTACTACTCAACACCCCCAGCAGCGCTCGTATTTTACTGTGGACCATGCTGCTGTTCTTTGCCTTAGCCATTGCTTGGGCGAGTTGGGCTCAAATAGACAAAGTCACCGTGGGCCAAGGTAAGGTTATTCCTTCCTCTCAATTGCAGATTGTGCAGAACCTTGAAGGCGGATTAGTCAAAAAAATCTTGGTCTCCGAAGGCCAACATGTTGAAAAAGATCAACAACTGCTGCTTATCGATGACACACGATTTCGTTCAGATTTCCGTGAACGCGAACAGCAAGTGATCAACTTGACTGCCAATGTCTTACAACTGACCGCTTCGATTTCTAGTGTTCGAGTCGATGAGTCACTAAAAGATGCCAATTGGCGTGACAGCGTCACACTCGATCGCAATAAATTGGTCTTCCCTACCCAACTTGAAGAAAGTGCCCCCACTTTGGTGAGTCGCCAAATGGCCGAATACCGCAGTGACATTAATAATCTGCGCAACCAACTTTCAGTACTGGATCAACAAGTAAAACAAAAACAACAAGACTTAATCGAAATCACCGCTCGGGTACAAAACTTAAAACGAAGCTATGATTTTGCCAACAAAGAATTGGAAATTACACGCCCGCTTGCTGATGAAGGCGTTGTACCAAAAATTGAACTGTTGAAACTGCAGCGACAAGTAAACGACACTCGCCGTGAGTTAACCTCTTCTCAGCTTAAACTGCCTACGCTTCAATCATCCATCGATGAAGCAAAGCTAGGCCGTATTGATATCGCATTGAAATTTCGCTCGGAGCAACAAGAAAAGTTAAACGCTGCACAAGACAAGCTTTCTGCCCTCACCCAATCGACGGTAGGCCTTGAAGACCGAGTCAACCGAACCGTGGTTCTCTCACCGGTAACAGGCACCATCAAAAAGCTGTACATCAATACCGTTGGTGGTGTTATCCAACCGGGGATGGACTTAGTGGAAATTGTTCCTACCGAAGACTCTTTACTGGTAGAAGCGAAAATTGCGCCACAAGACATCGCGTTCTTATACCCTGGGCTCCCTGCTCTGGTTAAGTTCAGTGCTTATGACTTTACGCGATATGGCGGCCTAGAAGGTAAACTCGAACACATCAGCGCAGATACGATTCAAGACGAAGAAGGCAACAGCTTCTACCTTGTTCGCATACGCACGATTGAAGAACGGTTTGGCCATTCCGATAAACTGCCCATTATTCCGGGAATGACCGCTTCCGTTGATATCATTACGGGCAAACGAACCATCTTAGATTACATGCTCAAACCAATAACCAAAGCTCGACAAACAGCGTTACGAGAATAAGCCATGTTTTTGATTCTAAGCATGTCCTTACTCTGCAAACACTCAGCTAATTCACCGGCTGTTCGCATTGTTTCGCCTTTACAGAGTCATTTATCGTGAAGGCGTGGTTAGCGGTGATTTGCCTATTCTTAATAAGCAGTGCTTCGTTAGCACTCAATAAGCAGGAAGAGAAATGGGTTTCTGCGGTATTGAACACCTACGGGGAGCGTGCCGCAAAAAGAGTCACCGCGTGGCGAGGTGTATTGGATCAATACAACGGATTACCTGAAACCGATCAACTTGAGGCGGTTAATCAGTTCTTTAACCAAATGTATTTCACCAATGACATCGAACTTTGGGGTAAAAAAGATTACTGGGCAACGCCACTGGAGTTTCTTGGAGCGGCCGCTGGCGACTGTGAAGACTTTACTATCGCGAAATATTTCTCTTTATTAGAGCTGGGCGTGCCCGATAAAAAGCTCCGCCTGATTTATGTAAAAGCCATTGAATTAAATCAATTTCACATGGTTTTGGCCTACTACGCCAAGCCCAGTTCACAACCACTGATTTTAGACAATTTAATATTCGACATTAAGCCCGCATCTAAACGCCCAGATCTTTTACCTATCTACAGTTTCAACGGTAAAAACCTGTGGCTTATGAAAGAAAAAGGCAGCGGCAAACTGGCAGGGAAGTCATCACGCTTGAGCTTATGGAACGACCTACGCTCTCGTGAACAGAACCTAAAACTGAATACACCGATTATCAATTATGATGAGTAAGTAACATGACACTATATAAACAGCTCGTCGCGTGGATGTTGGCAGTCTTTTTACTGCTAATTAGTTCAGTCTTTGTGATTGAATTTAACACCACTCGAAACTTCTTAGAGCAGCAGCAGCGCTCTGAAGTCAACAACACCATCAACACTGTGGGGCTCGCATTAGCACCCTACCTCGAATCGCAGGATCAAGTGGCGGTCGAGTCGGTCATTAATGCGTTGTTTGATGGCAGTTCATACTCAGCAGTTAGGTTGACCTTTCTCAGCGACGACAACGAAATTGTTCGAACTTACCCGATCAAACGTCAAGACGTTCCCGAATGGTTCTCTAACCTTGGTTTATTTCGAACCATTCATGACCGACGCGTTGTGACTAGTGGCTGGTTACAATTGGCCGAAGTCGAAATCATTAGCCACCCAGGTGATGCCTATTCCCAACTGTGGAAAGCACTCACAGGGCTATTAACCGCTTTCATTGGTATCTTCTTTATTGGCGCTTCAATCATTGCTCTTGTAGTTAAAAGTGCGCTTAAGCCACTGACTTTGATCATCAAAAAGATGGATGAAGTCGCGAATAACCAGTTTGGCTCACCGTTAGCCAAACCTAAAACTCGCGATCTCATCGCGGTGGTTAATGGCATTAATAGCATGTCTGCACAGGTAGAAAAAAGCTTCCAAGCTCAAGCCAAAGAAGCGGAACAGCTGCGTAAACGCGCATACATGGATCCGGTCTCTCAGCTAGGAAACCGTTCATTCTTCATCGGCCAACTCAATACGTGGTTAAATGAATCTGCTATCGGTGGTGTTGCCATCTTACAAGCCACCTTTATCAAAGAAACTTATGACGAAGAAGGCTATGAAGTGGGCGACGCTTTGGTCAAAGAATTGGCCGATCACCTAAGAGTGACCACCTCTTCACCGGATGTGACGATCGCCCGTATCAATACCGCGGAGTTTGGTTTTATTCTGCCGAATTTAGATGAAAGTGAGCTGCATATGCTGGCGGAAAGCATCATGAATTACACTCAAGATGTTCGTCCAGACCCAACAGGAACAGCGCCAGCTCATGCTTACCTTGGCGTGGTTTACAATGAAAATAGAAAGAACACGACCGAGATTTTATCCCTAGTAGATAACGCCCTGTCTACCGCTCATGCCCATCCTGATAAAGCCTACAGCATGGTGACCGATCAACAGAACCACGTATTACTGGGTAAACAGCAATGGCGTGGGTTGGTTGAAGAGGCCATTCTTAATAACTGGGTTGAGTTTAAATTCCAAAAAGCCATGCATTCGGATGGTAAGCCGTACCACAAAGAAGTGTTCTCATCGATTGAGAAAGAGGGTGAACGCTACACGGCCAACCAATACTTGTTTGCACTGGAGCAGCTCAATGCGGGTCATATTTTTGACCAATACGTGATCAGCACCATGATCGAAAAACTTGAGTCTGGAGAGCTTACACACAACTTGGCAATCAACTTAACCATCAGCAGTATTACCGAACCAAGCTTCATTCGATGGTTAAATCAGACGTTGACGAAACACCGCCCTGTGGTTGAAAAACTGCATTTCGAAATTCCTGAATCTTGTTTTATCAACCACCAGCACCATACGGCGCTTGTGTGCCATGCCATTAGAAGTGCAGGAGCCGAATTTGGCGTTGATAACTATGGCCGCCATTTCCATTCTCTGGATTACATTAACGAATTTAGACCGGCTTATGTGAAGCTAGATTACCTATACACGCACAGCCTAGATGACGAGAAGCAACAGTACACTCTCACATCTATTTCTCGAACGGCGCATAACTTAGGCATCACCACTATTGCCTCTCGTGTGGAAACTCAAGCCCAGCTCGACTTCTTGTCTGAGCATTTCATTGAAGCTTTCCAAGGCTTCATTGTAGATAACAATTAGAAAGGTCTGACTGGATGCAAGATCCACTATTAAATGCGCTGGTATACGTTAGCCGTTACTACGGGCTATCGAATTCCCCTGAAGCGCTTATCAGCGGTTTACCGTTAGCGGATGGCAAACTCACGCCATTTTTATTCCCGAGAGCCGCAGAACGCGCCGGGTTAGTTGCCCGTGAAAACCGATCCAGCTTTGAAACGATCCCTGAGGTTGTGCTCCCTGCTATTCTGATGCTACGAGGAGGCGATGCCTGCGTTCTCGTCAGTATCAACAAAGAAACCAAAGAAGCGGAAGTCATCACCAGCGATTCGCACATGATGCCTATCTCTCTGCCACTGAGTGACTTGGCAGAACAGTACATTGCCCGATATTTCTTAGTTAAGAAACAATTTCGCTATGATGAACGCTCTCCGGAAGTCCTAAAAACACGCGATGGCCACTGGTTTTGGAGTACCCTCTTTGAATCCAAAAGCATTTATCGCGACGTGTTTTTCGCATCAATATTGATCAATATTTTTGCCATTGCCGCCCCGATGTTTACCCGTTTGGTGTATGACAAAGTCGTACCTAACCTCGCATTTGAGTCTTTATGGGTTCTGTCGTCTGGGATATTAGTGGTCTTTGTGTTTGATTTTATCCTCAAACTGCTTCGAAGTTACTTTATCGATGTGGCGGGGAAAAAATCTGACATTCTGATTTCATCCAAACTGTTTGCCAAAGTCATGGGCATCCGTATG
This DNA window, taken from Vibrio tapetis subsp. tapetis, encodes the following:
- the pdxH gene encoding pyridoxamine 5'-phosphate oxidase, whose product is MELTDIRREYLKSGLRRDDLKADPIDQFNLWLEQAVEAKLTDPTAMTVATVDQNGMPFQRIVLLKNVDKDGFVFYTNLGSRKAQQLEHNANISLHFPWHPLERQVHITGVAQKLTALENMKYFTSRPKESQIAAIASKQSSRISARSMLISKYMELKEQFEQGDIPVPKFWGGFRIKPTSIEFWQGGEHRLHDRFLYSDQDGSWDIDRLAP
- a CDS encoding HlyD family type I secretion periplasmic adaptor subunit, whose protein sequence is MDKKSLNKLDKHELEYVDDKTAALLLNTPSSARILLWTMLLFFALAIAWASWAQIDKVTVGQGKVIPSSQLQIVQNLEGGLVKKILVSEGQHVEKDQQLLLIDDTRFRSDFREREQQVINLTANVLQLTASISSVRVDESLKDANWRDSVTLDRNKLVFPTQLEESAPTLVSRQMAEYRSDINNLRNQLSVLDQQVKQKQQDLIEITARVQNLKRSYDFANKELEITRPLADEGVVPKIELLKLQRQVNDTRRELTSSQLKLPTLQSSIDEAKLGRIDIALKFRSEQQEKLNAAQDKLSALTQSTVGLEDRVNRTVVLSPVTGTIKKLYINTVGGVIQPGMDLVEIVPTEDSLLVEAKIAPQDIAFLYPGLPALVKFSAYDFTRYGGLEGKLEHISADTIQDEEGNSFYLVRIRTIEERFGHSDKLPIIPGMTASVDIITGKRTILDYMLKPITKARQTALRE
- a CDS encoding DUF2798 domain-containing protein, with the translated sequence MNRKQFWLTSLLSSVTMALMMSGIISGSKMGFSAEWPAIWFQSFCVAWPCAWGLNLTVLPQIRKFVAWVCAPKMDDENRKDDQGDLKVNAN
- a CDS encoding PAS domain-containing protein; this encodes MALDTTFQSLFEQLPGCWGCKDKNSTFVYANQAYGKLIGVEHHSQCIGRSDFDMPSPTTECAADFQRQDKRVMTELKTLRVLDIHPYPDGQWRAHIFTKKPWLNAEGQVQGTIFYGQELEDTAILEVGHWICRATGLSQSRHVFGSSLTHAPATLNQRESQVLFLLLYGKKPQFIANAMSISVKTVEGHVARLRTKFGANSKNQLIELALDAGYGSRIPESLLRTQISVILTTVD
- a CDS encoding EAL domain-containing protein, with translation MTLYKQLVAWMLAVFLLLISSVFVIEFNTTRNFLEQQQRSEVNNTINTVGLALAPYLESQDQVAVESVINALFDGSSYSAVRLTFLSDDNEIVRTYPIKRQDVPEWFSNLGLFRTIHDRRVVTSGWLQLAEVEIISHPGDAYSQLWKALTGLLTAFIGIFFIGASIIALVVKSALKPLTLIIKKMDEVANNQFGSPLAKPKTRDLIAVVNGINSMSAQVEKSFQAQAKEAEQLRKRAYMDPVSQLGNRSFFIGQLNTWLNESAIGGVAILQATFIKETYDEEGYEVGDALVKELADHLRVTTSSPDVTIARINTAEFGFILPNLDESELHMLAESIMNYTQDVRPDPTGTAPAHAYLGVVYNENRKNTTEILSLVDNALSTAHAHPDKAYSMVTDQQNHVLLGKQQWRGLVEEAILNNWVEFKFQKAMHSDGKPYHKEVFSSIEKEGERYTANQYLFALEQLNAGHIFDQYVISTMIEKLESGELTHNLAINLTISSITEPSFIRWLNQTLTKHRPVVEKLHFEIPESCFINHQHHTALVCHAIRSAGAEFGVDNYGRHFHSLDYINEFRPAYVKLDYLYTHSLDDEKQQYTLTSISRTAHNLGITTIASRVETQAQLDFLSEHFIEAFQGFIVDNN
- a CDS encoding LysR family transcriptional regulator, with amino-acid sequence MNSIYGNIDDLYLFCAVVEHGSLLAAAEYLNLPVSTMSRRLSGLESRLNIRLLEKQGRELVATQLGQSAFASLTSGMEQLEHAFSNLQSEANEVQGSLKLALPHNLYQGFAGKVIEEFLQSYPKVKLELILSQQQVTPETDRDLLITFDVSPMQGMIARPLFNAKHGFFASPTYLARHEKISSAEDLKRHSWVNVDHITSIPIFEGCELVDQISINPKLIVNDILAVIRATEAGLGIASLPFRHVSPSAHLEQVLPQYHRSERQAYLVYKERTYQPKALTLLIDALLNGILFMRDPLASTT
- a CDS encoding glycosyltransferase family 2 protein, whose product is MNPISIVVITLNEQERIGRLLSDLVNQSHQNFEVLLVDSNSTDNTCEVAEGYRESLPELTIHKMDQQGVSLGRNTGASLAKHERILFLDADVRLSPDFLVRALTKLADSKLEVAGVYMGAKQLPVAQKLGYGAFNAGLFVTQFFFPTAVGACIFSTKRLHQEIGGFDEEIKLCEDCDYVKRASQTWRYRMLMLSFEFDPRRLDQDGFFKMGFTYLKANVRRFFLGEMRNNEMNYRFGHYAEQK
- a CDS encoding transglutaminase-like cysteine peptidase: MKAWLAVICLFLISSASLALNKQEEKWVSAVLNTYGERAAKRVTAWRGVLDQYNGLPETDQLEAVNQFFNQMYFTNDIELWGKKDYWATPLEFLGAAAGDCEDFTIAKYFSLLELGVPDKKLRLIYVKAIELNQFHMVLAYYAKPSSQPLILDNLIFDIKPASKRPDLLPIYSFNGKNLWLMKEKGSGKLAGKSSRLSLWNDLRSREQNLKLNTPIINYDE